Proteins co-encoded in one Sporosarcina sp. FSL K6-1522 genomic window:
- the rpmE gene encoding 50S ribosomal protein L31 gives MKAGIHPAYKVATVTCSCGNTFETGSVREDIRVEVCSACHPFYTGRQKFAAADGRVDRFNKKYGLKEEGRDEE, from the coding sequence ATGAAAGCAGGAATTCATCCAGCTTATAAAGTAGCTACTGTTACTTGTTCATGTGGTAACACATTTGAAACAGGTTCTGTGAGAGAAGACATTCGCGTGGAAGTTTGTTCAGCATGTCACCCATTCTACACTGGACGCCAGAAATTTGCTGCAGCGGACGGCCGTGTCGACCGCTTCAACAAAAAATATGGTCTCAAAGAAGAAGGCCGCGACGAAGAGTAA
- a CDS encoding DUF2165 domain-containing protein — translation MNTIALRLLKIVTLLFAGLFGLFVFAGNLMDYNSNYEFVHHVLSMDTTFEGNALMWRAIESPIFYTIGYWGLIIAEGIFSVLAFIGVYHMLKNIRATGRQFNQAKSFGFYAFMLGFAIWFLGFIVIGSEWFAMWQSQIWNGKETAMDITSVWVGFAILLALKDEDLDA, via the coding sequence ATGAATACAATCGCATTACGGTTACTAAAAATAGTGACATTATTGTTTGCTGGGCTTTTTGGACTTTTTGTATTTGCAGGGAACTTAATGGATTACAATTCAAATTATGAATTTGTCCATCATGTGCTGTCGATGGATACGACGTTTGAGGGGAACGCCTTGATGTGGCGCGCAATCGAAAGTCCAATATTCTATACAATCGGCTATTGGGGATTAATTATCGCGGAAGGGATTTTCAGTGTACTTGCATTCATTGGTGTGTATCATATGTTGAAAAATATTCGGGCGACAGGACGTCAATTCAACCAGGCAAAGTCGTTTGGATTTTATGCATTCATGCTCGGTTTTGCGATTTGGTTTTTAGGATTTATCGTTATTGGGAGCGAATGGTTTGCGATGTGGCAATCGCAAATTTGGAATGGCAAAGAGACGGCGATGGACATAACGTCTGTTTGGGTAGGCTTCGCGATTTTACTGGCATTAAAAGATGAGGATTTGGATGCCTGA
- a CDS encoding DUF4177 domain-containing protein, translating to MYEYFIKSIGLHYVREGFSLAEEYEQLIASYAKDGWRFVQLVNLSELSPSERRIDLIFERKKDERKVI from the coding sequence GTGTACGAGTATTTTATTAAAAGTATTGGATTACATTATGTTCGCGAAGGATTCTCACTTGCCGAAGAATACGAACAGCTAATTGCCTCTTATGCCAAGGATGGATGGCGATTTGTGCAGTTGGTGAATTTGTCGGAGCTATCTCCGAGTGAACGACGAATCGATCTTATATTTGAACGAAAAAAGGATGAAAGGAAAGTGATCTAG
- the rho gene encoding transcription termination factor Rho, producing MTMLTISALENMTLKELYALAKKYKIAYYAKLTKKELIFAILKTRAEQEGYFFMEGVLEIIQSEGYGFLRPINYSPSSEDIYISASQIRRFDLRNGDKVTGKVRPPKESERYYGLLHVEAVNGEDPEVARERVHFPALTPLYPDRHIKLETSSANLSTRIMDLVSPVGFGQRGLIVAPPKAGKTLLLKEIANSITTNHPDTELIVLLIDERPEEVTDIERSVKADVVSSTFDEVPENHVKVAELVLERAMRLVEHKRDVVILMDSITRLARAYNLVIPPSGRTLSGGIDPAAFHRPKRFFGAARNLEEGGSLTILATALIDTGSRMDEVIYEEFKGTGNMELHLDRSLAERRIFPALDIRRSGTRKEDLLIPADQLEKLWAIRKTFSDAHDFTERFMKKLRQTPTNEEFFDKLNEEMKAHRNGKGLL from the coding sequence ATGACAATGCTAACGATTTCTGCGTTAGAAAATATGACGTTAAAAGAGTTATATGCCCTTGCCAAAAAATATAAAATCGCTTATTATGCGAAGCTAACAAAAAAAGAATTGATTTTTGCGATCCTTAAAACACGTGCTGAACAAGAAGGTTATTTCTTTATGGAAGGTGTTCTTGAAATTATTCAGTCGGAAGGCTATGGTTTCCTTCGCCCAATCAATTATTCGCCTAGTTCGGAAGATATCTATATTTCTGCATCACAAATTCGCCGCTTCGATTTGCGAAATGGGGATAAGGTGACGGGAAAAGTTCGCCCGCCTAAGGAATCCGAGCGTTATTACGGCCTGTTACATGTAGAAGCTGTTAATGGGGAAGATCCGGAAGTCGCACGTGAGCGTGTTCATTTCCCGGCATTGACACCGCTTTACCCCGATCGACATATTAAACTTGAAACGAGTTCTGCTAATTTGTCTACGCGAATCATGGATCTCGTATCACCGGTAGGGTTTGGACAGCGTGGATTGATTGTCGCGCCACCTAAGGCGGGTAAAACGTTGCTGTTGAAGGAAATTGCGAATTCCATTACAACGAATCATCCGGATACAGAACTCATTGTCTTGTTAATAGACGAACGCCCAGAGGAAGTAACGGATATTGAACGTTCTGTGAAAGCAGATGTCGTTAGTTCAACATTTGATGAAGTACCTGAAAATCACGTTAAAGTGGCTGAATTGGTGTTAGAACGTGCGATGCGTCTTGTCGAACATAAACGGGATGTTGTCATTTTAATGGACTCGATCACTCGACTTGCTCGTGCCTACAACCTTGTCATTCCGCCGAGCGGGCGCACGCTTTCCGGAGGGATTGACCCAGCTGCATTCCATCGCCCTAAGCGATTTTTCGGTGCAGCTCGTAATCTTGAAGAAGGCGGTAGCTTGACGATTTTAGCGACAGCTTTGATTGACACAGGTTCACGCATGGATGAAGTCATTTACGAAGAGTTCAAAGGGACAGGGAATATGGAACTTCATCTAGACCGAAGCCTTGCAGAACGCCGTATTTTCCCGGCACTCGATATTCGTCGCTCAGGCACAAGAAAAGAAGATTTGCTAATTCCGGCCGATCAACTCGAAAAACTTTGGGCAATCCGGAAAACATTTTCCGATGCGCATGACTTTACAGAACGCTTCATGAAAAAATTGCGTCAAACACCAACAAATGAAGAATTCTTCGACAAGCTCAATGAAGAAATGAAAGCCCATCGCAACGGTAAAGGGTTATTGTGA
- the glpX gene encoding class II fructose-bisphosphatase — MERSLSMELVRVTEAAAVSASRWMGRGLKNEADDAATTAMRNVFDTIPMQGIVVIGEGEMDEAPMLYIGEELGTGVGPEVDVAVDPLEGTNIVAAGGWNALAVLAIADKGNLLNAPDMYMKKIAVGPEVVGKIDIDASVTENLQAVAKAKNKDIGDIVATVLDRERHAGIIEEIRAAGARIKLITDGDVAAAINTAFDETGVDILFGIGGAPEGVIAAVGLKCLGGELQGKLVPSNDEERERCAKMGIDVDKVLYMDDLVKGDDAIFAATGVTDGELLSGVQFKGGYCETHSLVMRSKSGTIRFVEGRHSMKKKPLLVMQD, encoded by the coding sequence ATGGAACGCAGTTTATCAATGGAATTAGTTCGAGTTACAGAAGCAGCAGCCGTATCAGCTTCACGTTGGATGGGGCGCGGTTTAAAAAACGAGGCAGACGACGCAGCAACAACGGCAATGCGTAACGTTTTCGACACAATTCCGATGCAAGGGATTGTTGTGATTGGTGAAGGTGAAATGGATGAAGCACCAATGCTTTATATTGGTGAAGAGCTAGGAACGGGCGTTGGTCCCGAAGTAGACGTAGCGGTTGATCCGCTTGAAGGTACGAATATTGTCGCAGCTGGTGGCTGGAACGCTCTTGCTGTGTTGGCGATAGCGGACAAAGGCAATCTTCTCAATGCACCAGATATGTATATGAAGAAAATTGCAGTCGGCCCTGAAGTGGTCGGTAAAATTGATATTGATGCATCCGTAACAGAGAATCTTCAAGCTGTTGCGAAAGCTAAAAATAAAGACATCGGCGACATCGTTGCGACGGTTTTAGATCGTGAACGCCACGCTGGTATCATCGAAGAGATTCGTGCAGCAGGTGCACGCATTAAGCTGATTACAGATGGCGACGTAGCAGCTGCTATTAACACGGCATTCGATGAAACAGGTGTGGACATCTTATTTGGTATCGGTGGAGCACCAGAAGGCGTTATCGCAGCAGTTGGGCTAAAATGTCTTGGTGGAGAACTACAAGGTAAACTTGTGCCAAGTAATGATGAAGAACGTGAGCGTTGCGCAAAAATGGGCATCGATGTAGACAAAGTACTTTATATGGATGACCTTGTAAAAGGCGACGACGCAATATTCGCTGCAACAGGTGTAACGGATGGAGAACTTCTCAGTGGCGTTCAGTTTAAAGGCGGCTACTGTGAGACGCATTCACTCGTTATGCGTTCGAAGTCAGGTACAATTCGATTTGTCGAAGGCCGACATAGCATGAAGAAAAAACCTCTGCTCGTCATGCAAGATTGA
- a CDS encoding UDP-N-acetylglucosamine 1-carboxyvinyltransferase — MDVYKITGGKPLQGTIKVSGAKNSAVALIPASILADSPVTIEGLPEISDVFTLQALLEDIGGEVTFEDGTMTIDPTEMVSMPLPNGNVKKLRASYYMMGAMLGRFKYAVIGLPGGCHLGPRPIDQHIKGFEALGAKVTNEHGAIYLRADELRGAKIYLDVISVGATINIMLAAVLAKGQTVIENAAKEPEIIDVATLLSNMGAKIKGAGTNVIRIDGVDKLHGTKHTIIPDRIEAGTFMIMAAVAGNGVTIDNVIPFHVEALTAKLREMGVDIVEGEEQIFIPKAKKLQAVDVKTLVYPGFPTDLQQPFSVLLSQAVGSSIITDTVYSARFKQIDEIRRMNADGRVEGRSAILSGPTPLQAATVRASDLRAGAALVIAGLIADGVTEVQEIQHIERGYSSLISKLQGIGADIRKVKVPEKAAISE, encoded by the coding sequence ATGGACGTTTATAAGATAACAGGTGGTAAGCCTTTACAAGGGACAATCAAAGTAAGCGGGGCGAAAAACAGCGCGGTTGCGCTGATTCCAGCTTCAATTTTAGCAGATTCTCCAGTGACGATTGAAGGGCTTCCAGAAATTTCAGACGTTTTTACACTTCAGGCATTATTAGAAGATATCGGTGGGGAAGTAACATTTGAGGACGGTACGATGACCATTGATCCAACAGAAATGGTGTCTATGCCGTTGCCAAATGGCAATGTGAAAAAGCTGCGTGCTTCTTATTATATGATGGGCGCTATGCTTGGTCGTTTTAAGTATGCAGTTATTGGACTACCAGGTGGCTGTCATTTAGGTCCAAGACCGATTGATCAACATATCAAAGGCTTTGAAGCACTTGGTGCAAAAGTGACGAATGAGCATGGTGCGATTTATTTGCGTGCAGATGAATTACGCGGTGCGAAAATTTATTTAGACGTCATTAGTGTTGGTGCAACGATTAATATTATGCTGGCGGCTGTTCTTGCTAAAGGACAGACGGTTATCGAGAATGCCGCGAAAGAACCTGAAATTATCGATGTGGCGACATTATTATCCAATATGGGAGCAAAAATAAAAGGTGCGGGAACGAATGTTATCCGTATCGACGGCGTGGACAAACTCCACGGTACGAAGCATACGATTATCCCGGATCGTATTGAAGCAGGGACATTTATGATTATGGCCGCGGTGGCAGGAAATGGCGTAACCATCGACAATGTCATTCCTTTTCATGTGGAAGCATTGACGGCGAAACTCCGAGAAATGGGTGTAGACATTGTTGAAGGGGAAGAGCAGATTTTCATCCCGAAAGCGAAGAAACTGCAAGCTGTCGATGTGAAGACGCTTGTGTATCCTGGATTCCCAACGGATTTGCAACAACCATTTTCTGTGTTGTTATCGCAGGCGGTTGGCTCATCTATTATTACAGATACGGTCTATTCCGCTCGTTTCAAACAAATCGATGAAATTCGCCGGATGAATGCAGATGGCCGTGTCGAAGGACGTTCCGCTATTTTATCTGGACCGACGCCGCTTCAGGCAGCGACTGTACGTGCATCGGATTTACGTGCGGGCGCGGCGCTTGTTATTGCCGGGTTAATTGCAGATGGCGTAACGGAAGTACAAGAAATTCAACATATTGAACGTGGGTATAGTTCGTTGATTAGCAAATTGCAAGGAATCGGTGCGGATATTCGCAAAGTAAAAGTTCCTGAAAAAGCGGCTATTAGCGAATGA
- the fsa gene encoding fructose-6-phosphate aldolase, with protein MKFFIDTANFEEIKEAHSWGILSGVTTNPSLVAKEDVPFHDRLREISALVPGSVSAEVIALDAEGMIAEGRELAKIAPNITVKLPMTPEGLKACSVFAQEGIKTNVTLIFSANQALLAARAGATYVSPFLGRLDDIGQDGMALVSTIADIFTIHGIKTEIIAASIRGPQHITDAALSGAHIATTPFNVLKQLFKHPLTDKGIEAFLADWEARKNK; from the coding sequence ATGAAATTTTTCATTGATACTGCGAATTTTGAAGAGATTAAGGAAGCGCATAGTTGGGGGATTCTCTCGGGCGTAACGACCAATCCGTCACTCGTTGCCAAAGAAGATGTACCGTTCCACGATCGACTTCGTGAAATTTCAGCGCTTGTTCCAGGTTCTGTTAGTGCGGAAGTCATTGCACTCGATGCAGAAGGAATGATTGCAGAGGGACGCGAGCTTGCAAAAATCGCACCGAATATTACGGTGAAATTGCCAATGACGCCTGAAGGTTTGAAGGCTTGTTCCGTTTTTGCACAAGAAGGCATTAAAACAAATGTGACACTAATCTTTAGTGCGAATCAGGCACTCCTAGCGGCACGTGCGGGCGCTACATATGTATCTCCGTTTCTTGGCAGACTAGATGATATTGGGCAAGATGGCATGGCGTTGGTATCCACGATTGCAGATATTTTCACAATCCATGGCATTAAAACAGAGATCATTGCAGCTTCTATTCGCGGCCCTCAACATATTACAGATGCAGCGCTTAGTGGCGCGCATATTGCAACGACACCATTCAATGTGTTGAAGCAGTTGTTTAAACATCCTTTGACAGACAAAGGAATTGAAGCGTTTCTTGCCGATTGGGAAGCTCGAAAGAATAAGTGA
- a CDS encoding class II fructose-bisphosphate aldolase — MALASMKEMMIKGKKEGYAIGQFNLNNLEYTQAILLAAQEEQSPVILGVSEGAARYMGGFTTVVHMVKGLIHDYKITVPVAIHLDHGSSFEKCKEAIDAGFTSVMIDASSKSLAENIEITKSVVAYAHERGVSVEAELGVVGGQEDDVIADGVIYADPAECKELVEKTGIDCLAPALGSVHGPYKGEPNLGFKEMEEISSQSDLPLVLHGGTGIPLKDIQRSISLGTAKINVNTENQIEGTKAVRELLAADAEVYDPRKYLTPMRDAIKQTVIGKIREFGSSQKA; from the coding sequence ATGGCGTTAGCGTCGATGAAAGAAATGATGATCAAAGGGAAAAAGGAAGGCTATGCGATCGGTCAGTTCAACTTGAACAACCTTGAATATACACAAGCTATTTTACTGGCAGCACAGGAAGAGCAGTCACCGGTTATTCTTGGGGTTTCTGAAGGGGCGGCGCGCTACATGGGCGGCTTTACAACAGTCGTTCATATGGTAAAAGGACTCATCCATGATTACAAAATCACGGTGCCTGTTGCAATTCACCTTGACCACGGTTCAAGCTTTGAAAAATGTAAGGAAGCGATTGATGCAGGATTTACGTCTGTTATGATTGATGCTTCATCCAAATCACTTGCGGAAAACATTGAAATCACAAAGAGCGTTGTTGCATATGCGCATGAGCGCGGTGTTTCTGTAGAAGCTGAGCTTGGTGTTGTAGGTGGACAAGAGGACGATGTTATTGCAGACGGCGTTATTTACGCAGATCCAGCTGAGTGTAAAGAGCTTGTTGAGAAAACAGGTATCGACTGCCTAGCTCCTGCACTTGGTTCTGTTCATGGACCTTATAAAGGTGAACCAAACCTAGGCTTTAAAGAGATGGAAGAAATCTCAAGTCAATCTGATTTACCACTTGTTTTACACGGTGGTACAGGCATTCCGTTGAAAGACATCCAACGTTCTATTTCACTTGGAACAGCAAAGATTAACGTCAACACGGAAAACCAAATTGAAGGAACAAAAGCTGTGCGCGAACTACTTGCAGCGGACGCGGAAGTTTACGATCCACGTAAATACCTAACGCCAATGCGCGATGCGATTAAGCAAACAGTTATCGGCAAAATCCGTGAATTCGGTAGCTCACAAAAAGCTTAA
- a CDS encoding response regulator, giving the protein MKKLLIVDDQTGIRLLLDEVFRREGFVTQLAANGMEALQAVKETVPGCVLLDMKMPGIDGIEVLKQLKKGWPEVPVIMMTAYGEIELTDDALKIGAEQYFTKPFDIYEVRDAVNAMFEK; this is encoded by the coding sequence TTGAAAAAGTTGTTAATTGTAGACGATCAAACGGGGATCCGTCTCTTGCTCGATGAGGTGTTTCGTCGAGAAGGATTTGTGACCCAGCTTGCGGCCAATGGAATGGAAGCGCTTCAAGCGGTCAAGGAAACCGTGCCAGGGTGTGTATTACTCGACATGAAGATGCCTGGTATTGATGGGATTGAAGTACTAAAGCAATTGAAGAAAGGTTGGCCAGAAGTGCCTGTTATTATGATGACGGCCTATGGAGAAATTGAGTTGACAGATGATGCACTAAAAATCGGGGCTGAGCAATATTTTACCAAACCCTTTGATATTTATGAAGTGCGCGACGCAGTAAACGCAATGTTTGAAAAATGA
- a CDS encoding DUF2529 family protein encodes MKILTTQIGGLLQRIATNDEEMIEETARLLAQATIGEGRVIFAGFEELGAVTATALKSTAPFYNAVCYEEGMEIGKADRIWLLTRSATDVSALQLAKLLAERFIPFAVLAADKATDDNELASLAYTYISTGLTRGLLPGDNGERIVQPHALAALFVYEAVKLAYDEMIADEE; translated from the coding sequence GTGAAAATATTAACGACGCAAATCGGTGGTCTTCTCCAACGAATTGCTACAAATGATGAAGAGATGATTGAGGAAACAGCTCGTCTGCTTGCCCAGGCAACTATTGGCGAAGGCCGCGTGATATTCGCTGGTTTCGAGGAGTTAGGGGCGGTAACGGCAACAGCGCTAAAAAGCACGGCGCCTTTTTACAATGCTGTTTGTTACGAAGAAGGCATGGAAATCGGAAAAGCAGATCGCATCTGGCTGTTAACGCGTTCTGCAACAGATGTATCGGCATTACAACTGGCTAAGCTTCTAGCGGAGCGCTTCATCCCATTTGCGGTACTTGCTGCCGATAAAGCGACAGATGACAATGAGCTTGCTTCTCTTGCGTATACATATATATCGACAGGACTGACACGCGGGTTATTGCCAGGTGATAACGGTGAACGCATCGTCCAACCACATGCGCTTGCCGCATTGTTTGTCTATGAGGCTGTGAAATTGGCGTATGATGAAATGATTGCGGACGAAGAGTAA
- a CDS encoding CTP synthase — MTKYIFVTGGVVSSLGKGINAASLGRLLKSRGLQVTIQKFDPYINLDPRMMSPLQHGEVFVTEDGAETDLDLGHYERFTDIKLNKFSNVTMGKVYSSVLKKERRGEYKGATVQVIPHITNEIKSLVKRAGKETNADIVITEIGGSVGDIESLPYLEAIRQMKTDLGKSDVMYIHNTLIPYLHAAGEMKTKPTQHSVKELRSLGIQPNMIVVRSEYPVPQEMKDKIALFCNIKPEEVIEALDAETLYEVPLRLHEQHMDKIVVDFLELKTQEPDLTEIQELVTQVKSLSKKVRIALVGKYVELQDAYISAVEALRHAGYGFDADVDIKWINSEEVTAENAAELLSDVDGIVVPGGFGDRGIDGKIVAVNYARTNQVPFFGISLGMQLAAVEFARNVLGIEQAHSIEFDAETEHAIVENHPSYISNGTVGDDGHEGELRLGLHPCKVKPETKASQAYGEELVYERHRHRYEINNEYREAFEAAGMIVSGTSPDGQLIEIMELTDHPFFVGCQFHAEFASRPTRPQPLIRDFIGAALARQ; from the coding sequence ATGACAAAATATATATTTGTAACAGGTGGCGTCGTATCGTCACTCGGTAAGGGCATTAACGCAGCGTCACTCGGACGACTATTAAAAAGCCGTGGATTGCAAGTGACAATCCAAAAGTTTGATCCATACATTAACCTTGACCCAAGAATGATGAGTCCTTTACAACATGGTGAAGTATTCGTGACAGAGGATGGGGCAGAGACGGATCTAGACCTTGGACACTACGAGCGTTTTACCGACATTAAATTGAATAAATTCTCGAACGTTACAATGGGGAAAGTCTATTCATCAGTCCTGAAAAAAGAACGTCGCGGCGAGTACAAAGGTGCAACGGTTCAAGTAATCCCCCATATTACAAACGAAATTAAAAGCCTTGTGAAGCGCGCAGGTAAAGAAACAAATGCAGATATTGTTATCACAGAAATTGGCGGTAGTGTTGGAGATATCGAATCCCTTCCATACTTAGAAGCGATTCGTCAGATGAAAACGGACCTTGGAAAAAGCGATGTGATGTACATCCACAACACATTGATTCCTTATTTGCATGCAGCTGGAGAAATGAAAACAAAGCCTACACAACACAGCGTAAAAGAGCTGCGTAGCCTAGGTATTCAGCCGAATATGATTGTTGTGCGTAGCGAATACCCAGTGCCACAAGAAATGAAAGACAAAATTGCATTGTTCTGTAACATTAAACCAGAAGAAGTCATTGAAGCGCTTGATGCAGAAACGTTGTACGAAGTGCCACTTCGTTTACATGAACAACATATGGATAAAATTGTTGTAGACTTCCTTGAGTTAAAAACGCAAGAGCCTGATTTAACAGAGATTCAAGAGCTTGTCACTCAAGTGAAATCACTTTCGAAAAAAGTACGTATCGCTCTTGTTGGGAAGTATGTTGAACTTCAAGACGCTTATATTTCAGCGGTTGAAGCACTTCGTCATGCAGGTTATGGCTTTGACGCAGACGTTGACATCAAGTGGATTAATTCAGAAGAAGTGACTGCAGAAAATGCAGCTGAATTACTAAGCGATGTGGACGGAATTGTTGTACCAGGTGGCTTTGGCGATCGGGGTATCGACGGCAAAATCGTTGCAGTCAATTATGCACGGACAAACCAAGTACCATTCTTCGGCATTAGCCTTGGTATGCAGTTGGCAGCAGTTGAATTCGCGCGCAATGTCTTGGGGATTGAGCAAGCACATTCCATCGAATTCGATGCAGAAACAGAACATGCTATTGTTGAAAATCACCCAAGCTACATTAGCAATGGTACTGTGGGCGACGATGGACACGAAGGGGAACTTCGCCTTGGTCTGCACCCATGTAAAGTGAAACCAGAAACGAAAGCAAGCCAAGCATATGGCGAAGAGTTAGTATACGAACGCCATCGTCACCGCTATGAAATCAATAACGAATACCGTGAGGCGTTTGAAGCGGCGGGCATGATTGTTTCGGGGACGAGCCCAGATGGACAACTCATCGAAATTATGGAGTTAACAGATCACCCATTCTTCGTCGGTTGCCAATTCCACGCTGAATTCGCATCACGCCCAACACGCCCACAACCGCTAATCCGTGACTTCATCGGAGCAGCGTTGGCTAGACAATAA
- the rpoE gene encoding DNA-directed RNA polymerase subunit delta, giving the protein MNIREMTKEQLVEESMIDIAYAILTETHEPLTLQQLMDEIRKLTGVTEKQMKEKLQQFYTDMNIDGRFLAIHDNRWGLREWYPVDQIEEETAPVVKVRKKKKKKAVLDDDEDDIEEDEDEDELFDEEFDELVDEDEDDEEEEEEEIVEIEADLLDPDDDLEIIPDEEDLDLDEEDDEDEEEEELEE; this is encoded by the coding sequence TTGAATATTCGTGAAATGACGAAAGAACAATTAGTTGAAGAATCGATGATTGATATCGCTTATGCGATTTTGACTGAAACACATGAGCCGCTAACACTCCAACAGTTAATGGATGAGATCCGTAAACTTACTGGTGTAACGGAGAAACAGATGAAAGAAAAACTTCAGCAGTTTTATACAGACATGAACATCGACGGTCGTTTCCTAGCGATCCACGATAACCGTTGGGGGCTTCGTGAATGGTATCCAGTCGATCAAATCGAAGAAGAAACAGCACCTGTCGTGAAAGTACGCAAAAAGAAAAAGAAAAAAGCGGTACTGGACGATGACGAGGATGACATCGAAGAAGACGAAGATGAGGACGAGCTATTCGATGAAGAATTCGACGAGCTAGTTGACGAAGATGAAGACGACGAAGAAGAAGAGGAAGAAGAAATCGTCGAAATCGAAGCGGATCTACTAGACCCGGATGATGACCTTGAAATTATCCCGGACGAAGAAGACTTGGATCTCGATGAAGAAGATGACGAGGACGAAGAAGAGGAAGAACTCGAAGAATAA